One Nicotiana tomentosiformis chromosome 1, ASM39032v3, whole genome shotgun sequence genomic window, GTGGAACCTTCTGCTTTTAGACGATTCTCAATGTATAATAATAGTATGACAATGAGTTGGAAGGCAAAACCATGTGATACTTCAGGTGCTATTGTTTTTATGCCCACGCATAATGCCTATTCAATGCGAATTACTAGGATTCTACAACTTGTCATTGCCCTATCTATATAAACACATACAAAAAAGAGTTCGCCATAACAGCTCTCAGAAAAACTGAAACCACACAAAGCTTTTCTCTGATCTCAAGATCCTTACTAAGTATTATCTTTCCTTATTTTCTCATCTGTATTGAGCTAAGCAACAATGGCTATTCGTATGCCTAGTATAATCAAGAAGTCTTCTACAACTGGAGATGTTCCAAAGGGACATTTTGTTGTTTATGTTGGGGAGAAACAAAAGAAGAGATTTGTGATCCCATTATCATTCTTGAGTCAACCGGCATTTCAAGACTTGCTTAGCCAAGCTGAGGAAGAATTTGGCTTTGATCATCCAATGGGTGGTCTCACAATTCCCTGTAGCGAGGATGTGTTCGTTGATCTTACTTCTCGcttgtgtaggatctgaggctTTTGCTTTCACAGTTTTGTAAAGAACTAACCTGGACTTCCAGTTTGTACATTAGAAGATTTAGGAAAAGACACCATTTATACGATATCACTGAAAATTAGATAGAGGGGGCTACTGTTAGCTGCAACAGTAGATCCCAATTGAATGAAATTTTGTAAAGATTTAAGCATCATATTCTTTAGCAAATGAAGTCTGTTCAGATCCATCCTTTAGCCAATTGGTTTTTCAATGTTCTTGTTGGAGAAATTTCTTAATTACATGACTCCATTTATTCATAACATGAAAATTGGAGCTTCTGAAAAGACACCTTATCTGTGAGTCTGTGACCTTATCCTGAACACTGAAATATTTTGGGCAATGGCAACAAAGAGAAATTTGTATCTGCAATAGAAATTTCATAACATCAATGAAGTAACAGTATTAGATCACACTCCATCAGACATTTTCCTTCTCCACTCTTCTTAAAACAAATATTTGGCTTGGTTTACTATAATTCTGATCTGAAAAGTTTTAATCGTCAGATTAAATGACTTATGATATGAGAAACAGGAATTGTATTTACTCAACTCAACTTATTTCTAAAAGCATGGATTAGCACAACTGTATTTACTCTACGGTTCCTTAAAATTATGGCTATCTAGAAGTAACTAATGTTGCTTGTTGCAAGTTATTGAATCCAAACCCATAACTATATGTGTTTTAAATACTTCAACACAATATATTTTTGGCATATATGTTTTTCCTCCAAagtaaagggcagcccggtgcactaagctcgcgctatgcgcggggttcgggaagggccggaccacaagggtctattgtatgtgaccttaccctgcatttctacaagtggctgtttccacggcttttTCCTCCAAAGTATATCTCATAATAGAATTTTTGGTATATCCAATCAACTAAGAATTGTGATATTTTTAATAGATGTTATGAGAGTAGCCAAATGTTCTGGATTAGGTTCAGGACAAAGCTAGGAAGCAAGTGAAACATCCCACTTCCCTTTGTCCTATTGGTATGTTGTTATGGATATTCCATCTTGTCAATGACAAGAAATGTGTAAGTGTATATTTGGAAGTGAATAATCACAACTAGGTTACATCTCTTATTTGGAAATTAGATTGTGATGAATGCTATGTTCCAACTTCAGACAAAAGGTAGGGCCTGATGTCTTGATCTTATATGGACTAAAGATATGAAAACCATGTTACTTCAGATGCTATTGTTTTGAAGTATTCCACATCTGGAGATGTTCCCAAGGGATATTTTGTTGTATATATTGGGGAAGAGCAGAAGAAGAGATTTGTGATCCCCATATCATTCTTGAGCCAACTTTTATTTCAAGAATTGCTCTGTCAAGCTGAGGAAGAATTTGGTTTCGATCATCCAATGGGTGGTATCACAATTCCCTGCACTGAGGATGTCTTCGTCGACCTCACTTCTCGTTTAAGGAACTGATAAAGAAATTTGCTTTCACAATTTGTAGAGTAGCAAAGCAGGATACATTCTGTACAAAGAAAACAATTTTTGATGCTAGAATGAGGAGAATTACCACTATCTGACTAGGTAGATTAGTGAACTTTAGCTCCAAAAAGACTGACTGTTACTCCATGTCAGTAAtgacttgttttttttttctactTCAAAGAAATTGAAGTATTGAACCTTTTTTAATTGATGGTTCCATTTTGTAGTATCGAAATATTCTCTCCTTATGTTTCCATAATTCATCGCATAGAATATTTGTGCTCAAGCCTCATGTGTTAACCATTTATGAGCCAGAATTAAGCCTAAAGTGGCCGAAATCTGTACTTTTTCATGTTAGACAAAGGATGAATAGAATTGAACTGTTATATGCAACTACGCTGCTGTTAACATTCTCTGGCGTCTCCAGCTCAACATGTACAAGGGCTGCAGCTTTTGGGAACCAAGAACACCAACTAAATGCAATAGAAAAACTAAACGACGGGAAGAAATTCATGTTACAAAGATACTTCATCCGTGTTGATGCATTGGAATTTAGAGTGGATTCTTCGAAATACGATTAAAATTAGCAAAATGCTGCACGGACGCTGCTGGATAATTATGCACACGTTGTATCAGAAAGTTCCTGCAGATGAGTCCATGTACGTAACTGGAGATAAAAGTTACATGTTTGGACTATGTCTTCCTAATAAATTGTATAGAAGAAAGGTGATATAGCTATTTTTTCCTACAAAATCCCAAACAATTAATTAAAACATGTTCACAAGTTCAATGCATTTCTGATTGTTAAGTCATAGCCGGAAAAATATGGTTAATCAAATTTACAAAGATGAGTCTTTATTCAAGTAACTATCCTTCATCTGGAGTAATGTTTAGCCCACCAgatcaatgtacaagctcgaacaTTGGTCTTCGTTGTTCTTATTTGACAAAACTTCAGAACTTTCTGTCACGATATAGGATTAGTATTTCGTATGCAGGACGTATCAGATATGGTTCCTTTGATTCAAGTTCAGATGTTTATAGTTAATCCAATTCTCATAGATAGAGATCTTAAAGAATCATTTTTTACTTTAGAATCTCCTGGCAAACTGCAACACAAGTTAACAGTGCCCGCACTCCAAGCTGTCAGCATTAATTTGTCTAGCATTTTTGAGACCTCCACTCATAAATTTTAACCAAGAGTTTAGATTAGCCACATTTATTGGATTAAGTTCAGGGCCATGTTTGGAAGCACCTGCAGGAACATCCCACTTCCTTTTGTTCTTTTGGTATGTGGTGATGAATAAAtccatattttttgaaaaataaatgctTACTAGAACATACTAAGTTAAAGGTAGGGCCTATTGTCTTGAACCAATGTGACTTAGAGTCATCAATACTTTGGCAATGAGTTGAAAGGCAAAACCATGTTACTTCAGTTGCTATTGTCTTCAGTTGGTACCCACAGAATTAACTCTTCACCACTGATTAACAGGATTCTCTTAGTTGCCATTGTCCTATATAAACACTTTCAAGAAGGTGTCTACCACCACAACTCTCAGCAAAACTTAAACGTAGTCAAAACTTTCTCTGCTTTTGAGGTCTTTAGTAGTTCAATTTTTTCTTCCTTAGTCTATACTAAAGCCAAAATAATCATGGCTATTCGCAtgcctcgtataatcaagaagTATTCCACAAATGGAGACGTTCCAAAAGGCCACTTTGCTGTGTACATCGGGGAGAAGCAGAAGAAGAGATTTGTGATCCCTATATCATTGTTGAGTCAACCGGAATTTCAATATTTGCTTAGTCAAGCTGAGGAAGAATTTGGCTTCGATCATCCAATGGGTGGTCTCACAATTCCCTGCAGTGAGGACGTCTTCATCGACCTTACTTCTCGTTTGAGGAACTGGCAAGGAAATTAGTCACCTTTTTTTTGCTTACACAATTTTGTAAAGCTATAAAGCAGGATCTCCACTGTGTACAGTTCAGGAGTTAGAAGAAACACTAGGTAGATTTAATGAGTTTAGCTCCATAAAGAATGGATGTCATTCTTTTGTCTCTTGACTAAGGACACATTTTTCTACTTCAACAGAAATTGAAGTAATGAACCTTTTTACCTCTATTGTTCCATTCTATTCCATATATTTGATGTAATCAATCATTGCAATAGAAAACTTTTTTCTCAACTCTCATGATTTACTAATCAGATGAACTAGAATCTGGTCTTCTAAGTAGAATAACCCATTCAAATCATGTCAATTAGTTGGACGACAGGACCATGTGGTTATGAGATTTTACCACTGATGTCCAACCCAAATGGCTCTTCACCACAAGTCATGGGATTTTACGACTTTCCATTTGCTTATATAAACATGTTTTGAGAAGTTCCACACCATCACAGCTATCCACAAAACTAGAGAACTACTCGAAATTTCTCTTCATCCTTTACTCATCTTAAATAAAAGATCATGGCTATCCGTATGCCTCGTATTATCAAGAAGTCTTCTACAACTGGAGATGTTCCCAATGGATATTTTGCTGTTTATGTTGGGGAGAAGCAGAAGAAGAGATTTGTGATTCCCATATCATTCTTAAGTCAACCGACATTTCAAGATTTGCTTAGTCAAGCTGAGGAAGAATTTGGCTTCGATCATCCAATGGGCGGTGTCATAATTCCCTGCTCAGATGACATTTTCATTGGCATCACTTCTCAGTTTAGGATATAAGAATATAATTGAGAATCATCTTTTCGTTTATAGGTCTCACAATTTTGTATACGAAAGCAGGAGATCTTTTTTGTACAGTTGATTAGTTATTAAAAGTTAAGTGATGAGGCTTAGCACAAAAAAAATGGTGCTTTTTTACTCAAAAAGACTCTAATTCAAAGAGTAGAGACTCTAATTCAAAGATTCTAAATGCACGTAAAACATAAAGCTTataagaacaattctaaaataattgaataatagcagtttatgaatattctaaaagaaattctcttctttttcttcttataaaaaaaatacttcactttTATGCTTTGAgagttccaactatcctgacATATTTCTGTCTTAGTCACCGTATGATCGGCATGGGTTCGATCTcaacctgatcgaataggcccaatccacgagGTGCCACTCGTTTCATGGTTCTCAGCGCTCATGTATCATACCTTACCC contains:
- the LOC104117676 gene encoding auxin-induced protein X10A-like; protein product: MAIRMPSIIKKSSTTGDVPKGHFVVYVGEKQKKRFVIPLSFLSQPAFQDLLSQAEEEFGFDHPMGGLTIPCSEDVFVDLTSRLYAIVLKYSTSGDVPKGYFVVYIGEEQKKRFVIPISFLSQLLFQELLCQAEEEFGFDHPMGGITIPCTEDVFVDLTSRLRN